From the Haemophilus parainfluenzae genome, the window AAAGTGGAAGAAGTGCGGTTAGTTTATGTGGCGAATTTTTTTGATGCAGAAAAGTTGGTGGAAAAGGTCGCTGCCTTATTGAAAGACTATCCGGATGTGTTATTCAAAATTATCCGAATGCACACAAAAGGTGCACGAGACGCCGAAGGACTCACCCCTTATGTCCCAACTGTTGAACAGACCCAAGCACTTGAAAACTATGCGAAATCTTGTGGTCTGACCAAAATTGTGACCATTTTATAAGCAAACATGACAAAAAGGAGTAAAAATATTCCGACTTTTTACCGAAAAACAAGTAGAATAGGACAATTTTATTCACTTACTTATCTAACCAACCTAGGGGAAAAAAATGGGTATTTTAGGTAGCGTTTTAGGCATTGTCGTATTACTGATCATTGCCGTATTATTTTCAAATAATCGTAAGGCGATTAATTTACGTACTGTATTAGGGGCTTTGGCGATCCAAATCGGATTTGCGGCCCTTATTTTGTATGTGCCGTTTGGCCGCGATGCATTACAAGCGACAGCAAATGGTGTATCAAATGTTATCGCTTATGGTAATGAAGGGATTAACTTCGTCTTTGGTGGCTTAGCAGATCCTTCAAATGCCGGCTTTATCTTTGCGGTGAAAGTGTTACCAATCATCGTCTTTTTCTCTGGTTTAATTTCTGTGCTTTACTATTTAGGCATCATGCAAGTGGTCATCAAAGTGATTGGTGGTGCATTGCAAGCTGCGTTAGGTACATCTAAAGCAGAATCAATGTCTGCAGCCGCGAATATCTTCGTTGGTCAAACTGAAGCACCTTTAGTGGTTCGCCCTTACATTAAAAATATGACCCAATCTGAATTGTTCGCTATTATGGCGGGTGGTACAGCTTCTATCGCGGGTTCAGTAATGGCAGGTTATGCAGGAATGGGCGTACCATTGACTTACTTAATCGCAGCATCTTTCATGGCTGCACCAGCAGGTTTATTATTTGCGAAAATTTTATTCCCACAAACTGAACAATTTAACGATAAACAACCTGAAACGGATGATAGCGAAAAACCAACCAACGTGCTTGAAGCCATGGCAGGTGGTGCGAGTGCAGGTATGCAATTAGCGTTAAACGTAGGTGCGATGTTAATCGCATTCGTGGGTTTAATCGCTTTAATTAACGGTATCTTAGGTGGCGTAGGCGGCTGGTTCGGTTACGGTGATTTAACATTACAATCAATCTTTGGTTGGATCTTCAAACCATTAGCTTACTTAATCGGTGTATCTTGGGATGAATCTGCCATCGCCGGTCAAATGATTGGTATGAAATTAGCTGTTAACGAATTCGTGGGTTACTTAGAGTTCGCGAAATACTTACAACCAGATACAGCAGTTGTATTAAGTGAAAAAACTAAAGCCATCATTACTTTCGCATTATGTGGTTTTGCTAACTTCAGCTCTATCGCAATCTTAATCGGCGGTATCGGTGGTATGGCACCAAATCGTCGTGGTGATGTGGCTCGCTTAGGTTTAAAAGCAGTTGTAGCGGGTACATTAGCTAACTTAATGAGTGCGACTATCGCAGGTTTATTCATCGAGTTAAGCGGCGTAGCAATGTAATTAAAATGTGGTGAATTTTGACCGCACTTTATCTCTCAACACCACGAATCATTCGTGGTGTTGTACTTTAAAGCAAGCGAAAACGTTTGCTTAAATGACTTTTTATTTATCAACAAGAGGAAAAAATAATGACTCCACATATTAACGCTCCTGAAGGCGCATTTGCAGATGTTGTATTAATGCCAGGCGATCCGCTTCGTGCAAAATATATTGCTGAAACATTCTTAGAAAATGCGAAAGAAGTGACTAACGTTCGCAATATGTTGGGTTATACCGGTACTTATAAAGGTCGTCGTATCTCTGTTATGGGTCACGGTATGGGTATCCCATCTTGCTCAATTTATGCGAAAGAATTAATTACTGAATACGGCGTGAAAAAAATCATCCGTGTTGGTTCTTGTGGTGCCGTACGTATGGACGTTAAAGTACGTGATGTTATTATCGGCCTTGGTGCATGTACTGATTCAAAAGTAAACCGTATCCGTTTCAAAGATAACGATTTTGCTGCAATTGCTGATTTTGATATGGCACAAGCAGCGGTTCAAGCAGCGAAAGAAAAAGGTAAGCAAGTTCGCGTAGGAAATCTTTTCTCTGCAGACCTATTCTACACGCCAGATTTCGAAATGTTTGATGTGATGGAAAAATACGGCATCTTAGGCGTAGAAATGGAAGCAGCTGGTATCTATGGCGTAGCAGCAGAATATGGTGCAAAAGCACTTTGTATCTGTACCGTTTCAGACCATATTCGTACACACGAACAAACTACTGCAGAAGAACGTCAATTAACCTTCAATGATATGATTGAAATTGCGTTAGAGTCTGTATTAATTGGTGATAAAGCATAATTATCCGATTGATAGAATAAAAAAGAGCGGTTAAATTGACCGCTCTTTTGTTTTTCTACTTCGCTATTTTTCATACCAAATTCGGTTCACATAGAGCACGACTTTGCCAGAGGGTG encodes:
- a CDS encoding NupC/NupG family nucleoside CNT transporter, whose amino-acid sequence is MGILGSVLGIVVLLIIAVLFSNNRKAINLRTVLGALAIQIGFAALILYVPFGRDALQATANGVSNVIAYGNEGINFVFGGLADPSNAGFIFAVKVLPIIVFFSGLISVLYYLGIMQVVIKVIGGALQAALGTSKAESMSAAANIFVGQTEAPLVVRPYIKNMTQSELFAIMAGGTASIAGSVMAGYAGMGVPLTYLIAASFMAAPAGLLFAKILFPQTEQFNDKQPETDDSEKPTNVLEAMAGGASAGMQLALNVGAMLIAFVGLIALINGILGGVGGWFGYGDLTLQSIFGWIFKPLAYLIGVSWDESAIAGQMIGMKLAVNEFVGYLEFAKYLQPDTAVVLSEKTKAIITFALCGFANFSSIAILIGGIGGMAPNRRGDVARLGLKAVVAGTLANLMSATIAGLFIELSGVAM
- the deoD gene encoding purine-nucleoside phosphorylase translates to MTPHINAPEGAFADVVLMPGDPLRAKYIAETFLENAKEVTNVRNMLGYTGTYKGRRISVMGHGMGIPSCSIYAKELITEYGVKKIIRVGSCGAVRMDVKVRDVIIGLGACTDSKVNRIRFKDNDFAAIADFDMAQAAVQAAKEKGKQVRVGNLFSADLFYTPDFEMFDVMEKYGILGVEMEAAGIYGVAAEYGAKALCICTVSDHIRTHEQTTAEERQLTFNDMIEIALESVLIGDKA